A stretch of Paenibacillus sp. URB8-2 DNA encodes these proteins:
- a CDS encoding glycine betaine ABC transporter substrate-binding protein, translating to MKKRNNRSFLSIALLTVMAAAVMLTGCSSSGGGSKTVKLAYVAWDSEIASTYVVKEVLESKLGKTVEMLQVDAGPMFAGIADGSADAMVAAWLPSTHASYMEKYGKDMEDLGVNLNGTKIGLTVPAYMNVNSIEDLKDSAAGDSLDHKIIGIEPGAGIMSATEKALAEYNLKDYTLVESSSAAMAQELQKAYDANQPIVVTGWTPHWMFANMDLKYLDDPKGVYGGDEQIHTMARKGLKDDQPDVYQVMDQFQWTPEEMAKVMVAIQGGQSPEEAAKAWVEANPDKVNEWTKGIE from the coding sequence ATGAAGAAAAGAAACAACCGGAGCTTTTTGTCAATCGCCCTATTAACCGTCATGGCCGCAGCCGTTATGCTGACAGGCTGTTCGTCTTCGGGCGGCGGTTCGAAAACGGTAAAGCTGGCTTATGTGGCCTGGGATTCGGAAATTGCCAGCACCTATGTAGTCAAGGAAGTGCTGGAATCGAAGCTGGGCAAGACGGTTGAAATGCTTCAAGTCGACGCTGGGCCGATGTTCGCGGGCATTGCCGACGGAAGCGCGGACGCGATGGTAGCCGCCTGGTTGCCAAGCACCCATGCTTCTTACATGGAGAAGTACGGAAAAGATATGGAAGACCTCGGCGTCAACTTGAACGGAACGAAAATTGGGCTGACAGTTCCGGCTTATATGAACGTCAACTCCATCGAGGACCTGAAGGACAGCGCGGCAGGCGATTCCCTGGACCACAAAATTATCGGCATCGAGCCGGGCGCCGGGATTATGTCGGCCACGGAAAAAGCGCTCGCCGAATACAATCTGAAGGACTACACGCTGGTGGAAAGCTCTTCGGCGGCGATGGCGCAAGAATTGCAAAAAGCCTATGACGCCAATCAGCCGATCGTCGTGACCGGCTGGACGCCGCACTGGATGTTCGCCAACATGGATCTGAAATATTTGGACGATCCCAAAGGTGTATACGGCGGTGACGAGCAGATCCATACGATGGCCCGCAAAGGCCTTAAAGACGACCAGCCCGATGTCTACCAGGTGATGGATCAGTTCCAGTGGACGCCGGAGGAGATGGCGAAGGTCATGGTTGCCATCCAGGGCGGTCAGAGTCCGGAGGAAGCCGCCAAGGCATGGGTGGAAGCCAACCCGGACAAGGTAAATGAATGGACGAAGGGTATTGAGTAA
- a CDS encoding ABC transporter permease, producing the protein MNIPKLPLGRLVEQIEQWLTLYFGAVFDLIHSVIGGMVEGINAGLTFLPAIAVILLISALAYWVGKWRLALFALIGLLLIDNLGLWAPSMQSLALVLTASVLAVLIGVPIGILCAQRAAARNVVTPILDFMQTMPAFVYLLPAVSFFSLGVVPGVIASIIFAIPPTIRLTSLGIRQVSPELVEAADAFGSTPRQKLFKLQLPLALPTIMAGINQTIMLSLSMVVISSMIGAQGVGAYVYRAVSQAKTGAGFEAGIAIVVMAILLDRLTQNALKIKHK; encoded by the coding sequence ATGAATATTCCAAAATTGCCGCTTGGCCGCCTGGTGGAGCAGATTGAGCAATGGCTTACTCTTTACTTCGGCGCCGTTTTTGATTTGATTCATTCCGTAATCGGCGGAATGGTGGAAGGCATCAATGCCGGCCTTACCTTTTTGCCCGCGATTGCCGTCATCCTGCTGATTTCGGCACTGGCATACTGGGTCGGGAAGTGGCGTCTTGCGCTGTTTGCGCTGATCGGTCTTTTGCTGATTGATAACCTTGGATTGTGGGCACCTTCGATGCAGTCGCTGGCCCTTGTGCTGACAGCTTCGGTGCTGGCGGTGCTGATCGGCGTGCCGATCGGCATTCTGTGCGCGCAGCGCGCCGCCGCGCGGAATGTGGTGACGCCGATTCTGGACTTCATGCAGACGATGCCGGCGTTCGTCTATCTGCTCCCGGCGGTTTCCTTTTTCTCGCTGGGCGTCGTTCCGGGCGTCATCGCATCGATCATATTCGCGATTCCGCCGACGATCCGCCTGACGAGCCTCGGCATCCGCCAGGTCTCGCCGGAACTGGTCGAAGCCGCCGACGCGTTCGGCTCAACCCCAAGACAGAAGCTGTTCAAGCTGCAGCTTCCGCTTGCCCTGCCGACCATTATGGCCGGCATTAACCAGACGATTATGCTGTCTCTGTCGATGGTCGTCATTTCATCCATGATCGGCGCGCAGGGAGTCGGCGCCTATGTGTACCGCGCCGTATCGCAAGCCAAGACCGGCGCCGGCTTTGAGGCGGGGATTGCCATTGTCGTTATGGCGATTCTGCTGGATCGTCTGACGCAAAACGCGCTTAAAATCAAGCATAAGTAG
- a CDS encoding quaternary amine ABC transporter ATP-binding protein has protein sequence MPILEVRQLTKIFGQDARRGLSMLQQGWSKEKIAREAKLTVGVNQAEFHIKEGEIFVIMGLSGSGKSTLVRLLNRLIDPTAGQILFRGQDIVKMNAEELRQFRRKNIGMVFQKFGLFPHRTVLGNAEYGLEVQGVDKKKRRELALKALELVGLGGWEQHRPDQLSGGMQQRVGLARGLANDPDILLMDEAFSALDPLIRKDMQQELLELQSRLKKTIVFITHDLDEALRIGDRIALMKDGGIVQIGTPEEILIQPANKYVERFVEDVDLSKVLTAAHVMKQPEMIRPERGPRVALQLMRDSGVSSLYVADKEMKLLGVITADDASLALKEQKSISDVLRKEIPIVGPDALLNELFELMAGSPLPVAVVDERERLKGIVIKGAVLSALAGNALPEGGDI, from the coding sequence ATGCCGATACTGGAAGTCAGACAGCTGACTAAAATTTTCGGTCAGGATGCCCGCAGAGGGCTTTCGATGCTGCAGCAAGGCTGGTCCAAAGAAAAGATTGCCCGCGAAGCCAAGCTGACGGTCGGAGTGAACCAAGCCGAATTTCATATTAAAGAAGGAGAAATTTTCGTCATTATGGGCTTGTCGGGGAGCGGCAAATCGACGCTCGTCCGCCTGCTTAACCGTCTGATCGATCCTACGGCGGGACAAATTTTGTTCCGTGGACAGGATATTGTGAAGATGAATGCCGAGGAGCTTCGCCAGTTCCGCCGCAAAAATATCGGTATGGTGTTTCAGAAGTTCGGTCTATTCCCGCACCGGACGGTTCTGGGTAACGCGGAATACGGACTTGAGGTGCAGGGAGTCGATAAAAAGAAGCGGCGGGAGCTGGCGCTTAAGGCGCTGGAGCTTGTGGGCCTCGGCGGCTGGGAACAGCATCGGCCAGACCAGCTCAGCGGGGGGATGCAGCAGCGCGTGGGCCTTGCGCGCGGCCTTGCGAACGACCCGGATATACTGCTGATGGACGAGGCGTTCAGCGCGCTTGATCCGCTGATCCGCAAGGATATGCAGCAGGAGCTTCTGGAGCTCCAGTCGCGGCTGAAGAAGACGATCGTCTTCATTACGCATGATCTGGACGAAGCGCTGCGGATTGGCGACCGGATCGCCCTGATGAAGGACGGCGGTATTGTGCAGATCGGGACGCCTGAGGAAATTCTCATCCAGCCGGCCAACAAATACGTGGAGCGGTTCGTGGAGGATGTGGACTTGTCCAAGGTCCTGACCGCGGCGCATGTGATGAAGCAGCCGGAGATGATCCGGCCCGAGCGAGGGCCGCGCGTTGCGCTGCAGCTGATGCGCGACAGCGGGGTATCCAGCCTGTATGTGGCGGATAAAGAGATGAAGCTTCTGGGCGTAATTACCGCAGACGACGCCTCGCTGGCGCTGAAAGAGCAAAAGTCGATTTCCGATGTGCTGAGGAAAGAGATTCCCATCGTGGGTCCGGATGCGCTGCTGAACGAATTGTTCGAGCTGATGGCGGGATCGCCGCTGCCAGTGGCGGTCGTGGATGAGCGGGAACGGCTGAAAGGAATCGTGATTAAAGGCGCCGTGCTGTCCGCGCTTGCGGGCAATGCGCTGCCGGAAGGAGGAGATATCTGA
- a CDS encoding GbsR/MarR family transcriptional regulator: MNDLEGLAPEQIERISKVRERVIDSIGKNMDLYGVTLSIGHLYGYMYFNQGPVTLDELSKAMGMSKTSMSTGVRTLLDLKMIDKVWGKGTRKDLFEVSSDWYQNFSDYFSIKWRKAVESNMNVLSKSLNEIRAMKEEYGGQEELNSLLHNDERKIEEAIQYYRWLLKLIEAMETGKIYELIPKEE, encoded by the coding sequence ATGAACGATTTAGAAGGACTCGCGCCCGAACAAATAGAAAGAATCAGCAAGGTCCGGGAGCGCGTCATTGATTCCATCGGTAAAAATATGGACTTATACGGCGTCACCCTGTCCATCGGCCATTTATACGGATACATGTATTTCAATCAGGGTCCGGTTACGCTCGATGAGCTGAGCAAAGCGATGGGCATGAGCAAGACGTCCATGAGCACGGGTGTCCGCACGCTGCTTGATCTTAAAATGATCGATAAAGTATGGGGCAAAGGAACGCGCAAAGATCTGTTCGAAGTGTCGTCCGACTGGTACCAGAACTTCAGCGACTATTTCTCGATTAAATGGAGAAAAGCGGTTGAGAGCAATATGAACGTCCTGTCGAAGTCGCTAAATGAGATTAGGGCGATGAAAGAGGAATATGGCGGGCAAGAGGAACTGAACTCTCTGCTGCATAACGACGAACGCAAAATCGAAGAAGCCATCCAATATTACCGCTGGCTGCTGAAGCTGATCGAGGCTATGGAAACCGGCAAAATATACGAACTGATTCCAAAGGAAGAATAG
- a CDS encoding MarR family winged helix-turn-helix transcriptional regulator: MREILREIGMIARAFDSISNIEFKELELTKGQYLYLIRICEEPGIIQEKLAEMIKVDRTTAARAIAKLELQGFIEKKSDPANRKIKRLFPSAKGEGTYPLLKREADYSDRAALAGLSAEEIGALHKLLERVRRNVERDWEYVKKGNKRSY; this comes from the coding sequence ATGAGAGAAATATTGCGCGAGATCGGAATGATCGCCAGGGCGTTTGACTCCATCAGCAACATCGAGTTCAAAGAATTGGAGCTGACCAAGGGGCAATATCTGTACCTGATCCGGATTTGCGAGGAGCCCGGAATCATTCAGGAGAAGCTTGCCGAAATGATCAAAGTAGACCGCACCACCGCGGCGCGCGCCATAGCCAAGCTGGAGCTGCAGGGATTTATCGAGAAGAAAAGCGATCCCGCGAATCGGAAGATCAAAAGGCTGTTTCCCTCGGCCAAAGGGGAAGGGACCTATCCTCTTCTGAAACGGGAGGCGGATTACTCCGATAGAGCGGCGCTCGCAGGATTGTCAGCGGAAGAAATCGGGGCGCTTCATAAGCTGCTTGAGCGGGTGAGACGGAATGTGGAGCGGGATTGGGAATATGTGAAAAAGGGCAATAAAAGAAGCTATTAG
- a CDS encoding GNAT family N-acetyltransferase has protein sequence MNWHVKAFDELSNLEIYNILKARTNIFVVEQNCPYSEVDGKDLACHHLYLEDHGDIVAYLRILPPGVVYPEASVGRFIVNPKLRGTGIGRELFGRGLAFVRENLRETRVKIHAQAYLQDFYASFGFEPVSDVYLEDGIPHIEMLLSPEE, from the coding sequence TTGAACTGGCATGTGAAGGCATTTGATGAGTTGTCCAATCTGGAGATCTATAACATACTGAAGGCAAGGACCAACATTTTCGTCGTTGAACAGAACTGCCCCTATTCCGAGGTGGACGGCAAGGACCTGGCCTGTCATCACCTGTATCTGGAGGATCACGGCGATATTGTCGCCTACCTTCGAATTCTGCCCCCGGGCGTGGTATATCCCGAAGCGTCAGTCGGCCGGTTTATCGTAAATCCGAAGCTTCGGGGAACGGGCATTGGCAGAGAGCTGTTCGGCAGGGGACTTGCTTTTGTCAGAGAGAATTTACGGGAAACCCGCGTCAAAATTCATGCGCAGGCTTACCTTCAAGACTTTTACGCTTCCTTCGGCTTCGAGCCGGTGTCGGACGTCTACCTGGAAGACGGGATTCCGCATATCGAAATGCTTCTGTCGCCGGAAGAATAA
- a CDS encoding guanylate kinase produces MGRIIVLYGPSASGKSEIQRQLTGPGFPRIITATTRPPRPHETDGVHYLFLDKESFQEKMARGELIEWTEYNGEWYGTLRSSIEEAIAGPADANIIMDLAGVLALKQRYREHVAAIYIGADLPSLARRLAERGGDTAETASRLQKAREQELTEAYMKPADAVIWNSDGADFEDTLKRVREVIASFPGRGMQ; encoded by the coding sequence TTGGGACGCATTATCGTGCTGTACGGACCGTCCGCTTCCGGCAAAAGCGAGATTCAGCGGCAGCTTACCGGACCCGGGTTTCCCCGGATCATCACGGCGACGACCCGTCCGCCGCGGCCGCATGAAACGGATGGCGTGCATTACCTGTTCCTGGACAAAGAGAGCTTTCAGGAGAAAATGGCGCGCGGCGAGCTGATCGAATGGACGGAGTATAACGGTGAATGGTACGGCACACTGCGCTCCAGCATCGAGGAGGCGATAGCCGGCCCGGCGGATGCCAATATCATTATGGATCTGGCCGGCGTGCTTGCGCTTAAACAGCGTTACAGAGAGCATGTTGCCGCCATCTACATCGGCGCCGACCTCCCTTCTCTCGCCAGAAGGCTGGCCGAAAGAGGCGGAGACACGGCCGAAACGGCAAGCAGGCTGCAAAAGGCCCGGGAGCAGGAGCTCACCGAGGCCTATATGAAGCCTGCGGACGCCGTCATTTGGAACAGCGACGGCGCTGACTTCGAGGATACGCTGAAGCGGGTACGGGAAGTTATAGCTTCCTTTCCCGGGCGGGGGATGCAATGA
- a CDS encoding sulfite exporter TauE/SafE family protein: protein MNEKGKKSLLAVLTGAPIGCLGGLIGLGGAEFRLPVLVGLFKYPTRQAVAFNLAVSLVTLISSLIMRLPQASLPALTAILPVIASFIAGGMIGAYTGANYSKRLSEHTLEKVILILLVSIGILLVVEGFSPVVSSGIPMPLPAAVLVGIAFGIGIGIVSSLLGVAGGELIIPTLLLVYGVDIKIAGTASVLISLPTVVIGMIRHGSNGAYAEKKEWRELVVPMGIGSIIGSFIGGLLIVYVSSSLLKLVLGFILILSAIKMFTKALKSARAGKVVIASPARERKL from the coding sequence ATGAATGAAAAAGGCAAAAAATCACTGCTAGCTGTATTAACGGGAGCGCCAATTGGCTGCCTCGGGGGATTGATCGGACTCGGCGGAGCGGAATTCCGCCTTCCTGTGCTCGTGGGTCTGTTCAAGTATCCGACGCGTCAGGCGGTGGCATTTAATTTGGCCGTCAGCCTGGTCACCCTGATCTCCTCGCTGATCATGCGCCTTCCCCAGGCTTCGCTTCCAGCTCTGACGGCTATTCTGCCCGTCATTGCCTCTTTTATCGCCGGCGGGATGATCGGCGCCTACACGGGGGCGAACTACTCCAAGCGTTTGTCCGAGCACACGCTCGAGAAAGTCATTCTCATTCTGCTCGTTTCCATTGGCATCCTGCTGGTCGTCGAAGGCTTCTCCCCGGTGGTCTCCAGCGGAATACCGATGCCGCTGCCGGCAGCCGTACTCGTTGGCATTGCTTTTGGGATAGGAATCGGCATCGTGAGCAGTCTGCTCGGGGTTGCCGGAGGGGAACTGATTATTCCGACTCTGCTGCTCGTTTACGGGGTGGATATCAAAATCGCGGGCACCGCCAGCGTATTGATCAGTCTGCCAACTGTGGTGATCGGGATGATCAGGCATGGTTCAAATGGTGCCTACGCGGAGAAAAAAGAATGGAGGGAACTCGTCGTTCCCATGGGAATCGGCTCGATTATCGGTTCATTTATCGGCGGACTCTTGATCGTCTATGTTTCTTCCAGCCTGCTCAAATTGGTTCTGGGATTCATATTGATCCTGTCCGCGATCAAAATGTTTACAAAAGCGCTCAAATCGGCGCGGGCAGGCAAGGTCGTCATTGCATCCCCCGCCCGGGAAAGGAAGCTATAA
- a CDS encoding helix-turn-helix transcriptional regulator → MSDSTLSYSPEEVSKILKISKGTVYDLIKRGELPSYRIGKKLRVTPADLEAYTRPSYAAEKPHPVPPAVSMEKLIIDNQGLIICGQDIVLDVLATHMEKRTPAIRSLRSYVGSLDGLLSLYRGTANLAAAHLWDAETDEFNTPYVRRLLPGHRSVIVNLVFRNQGFYVAPGNPKNLRSWESLLEPGIVLANREKGSGTRIMLDEWLRSSSIDPHSIQGYEHEEPSHIAVASAVARGIADVGIGTEKAAQQVSGVDFIPLKRERYDLVFYKEDMDKPQFQALLATLRSPEFRHEVSGLGGYDISSCGEIVGEV, encoded by the coding sequence ATGTCCGACAGCACGCTTTCCTATTCACCCGAAGAGGTGTCCAAAATTCTTAAAATATCCAAAGGGACCGTGTACGACCTGATCAAACGGGGTGAGCTTCCGTCCTACCGGATCGGCAAAAAGCTGCGGGTCACCCCCGCCGACCTCGAGGCCTACACCCGCCCATCCTATGCAGCCGAAAAGCCCCATCCCGTACCTCCGGCCGTCTCCATGGAGAAGCTGATTATCGATAACCAGGGACTCATTATATGCGGCCAGGACATTGTCCTTGATGTGCTTGCCACCCATATGGAAAAAAGAACTCCCGCCATCCGCTCCCTTCGTTCCTACGTCGGCAGTCTTGACGGGCTGCTGTCCCTGTACCGGGGCACCGCCAATCTCGCCGCCGCCCATTTATGGGACGCCGAGACCGATGAGTTCAACACGCCGTACGTCCGCCGGCTTCTGCCCGGACACCGGAGCGTAATCGTTAATCTGGTATTCCGCAATCAGGGATTTTACGTTGCTCCCGGCAACCCGAAGAATCTGCGCTCCTGGGAGAGCCTGCTGGAACCGGGAATCGTCCTGGCCAACCGGGAAAAAGGCTCGGGGACCCGCATCATGCTGGACGAGTGGCTGCGCAGCAGCAGCATCGATCCCCATTCCATTCAGGGATATGAACATGAGGAGCCGAGCCATATCGCCGTGGCCAGCGCCGTCGCGCGGGGCATTGCGGACGTGGGAATTGGAACGGAAAAAGCGGCGCAGCAGGTGTCCGGGGTCGATTTCATTCCGCTCAAGAGGGAGCGGTACGATCTGGTCTTTTACAAGGAGGATATGGATAAACCGCAATTTCAGGCGCTTCTGGCCACACTGCGGTCGCCCGAATTCAGACATGAAGTAAGCGGACTCGGAGGTTATGATATTTCTAGCTGCGGTGAGATTGTCGGAGAGGTGTGA
- a CDS encoding C40 family peptidase has product MKKVILSLLAAAAIFTSAAPSTYASEVKLESVVDQVLGTPYVYGGTTTSGFDCSGFILYVLKKFNVDDLPRTSQSQARVGTSVAKDDLRVGDLVFFNTFGRGVSHAGIYIGDNQFAHSSSSKGVRISKLSDSYYQDRYVTARRVVDEKSYSKMMSQ; this is encoded by the coding sequence CTGAAGAAAGTCATCCTATCGCTGCTAGCAGCCGCTGCTATATTTACTTCCGCCGCACCCAGTACATATGCAAGTGAAGTTAAGCTTGAGAGTGTCGTGGACCAGGTTCTCGGAACACCTTACGTTTATGGAGGCACTACCACCTCCGGCTTCGATTGTTCCGGTTTTATCCTGTATGTCCTAAAGAAATTTAACGTCGATGATCTGCCGCGCACTTCCCAGTCCCAAGCCAGGGTTGGAACCTCGGTAGCCAAAGACGATTTGCGTGTCGGTGATTTGGTATTTTTCAATACGTTCGGCCGAGGGGTTTCCCATGCGGGAATTTACATAGGCGACAATCAGTTCGCTCATTCCTCCAGCAGCAAGGGAGTCAGAATAAGCAAGCTGTCCGATTCGTATTATCAGGACCGTTATGTTACCGCCCGCCGGGTAGTGGATGAGAAGAGTTACTCCAAGATGATGAGTCAGTAG